GTAAATGTCTGTGACTACATAGGTGGTCAAATGGATGCTGAGCAAAGGGCAAGGAAATACAATGAGAACATATGAGCTATTAGCGTGTGCACTTGAGAaggataatagagctgaggaaGCACACAGAATCTGGCAGAAGAAAATAGGCCATGATCTGCATTCGGTTCCTTGGCGTTTCTGCCGTCTTATGTTGGCTATCTACTACCGAAACAACAGGCTAGACAGGCTCGTGAAGGTTTGGACCTAAACTTTGTAACTTTGTGATGCAGTTTATATTTTACTTTTACTTGTTTTTCATTTGATAATAACGCGCCTTATATGAATTACTTTACCTGCCTCTTCTGATGATTTAGCTCTTCAAAGAACTAGAAGCTTGTGGTCGTAAACCTCCAAGCAAAGATATTGTACGGAAAGTTGAAGATGCATATGAAATGCTTGGATTACTAGAAGAGAAAAAAGCTTTGCTTGATAAATACAAGGATTTATGCAACGAGCCATCTCGAAATGATCAAAAGAAAGGTTCCAAATCCAAAAAGACTGAGACTGATAAAACATCTGGTTAGTTTCCATTCCTCGTGTGAAAAGTTCCTTCAGACATTATGTACTATATGCCTGTAAAATTCCCATTTTCTTCAGATGCTGAACTTAGTTCTTTTATGAGGATATATGACTAGCATTGTTTAATCCTTAGAGCATTCCCCCAGTTGCATGAAATCAATTAATTTGTTAGGACACTAAAAATCACAACATTATTATTCTGTTCTCAGCTGATGGCAGTAAGGAAAGCAATATGGAAACATCTGAAAATCTTGAAGATCACTGTTTCCCTTTAGATGAGAAATCAGATGCCTCCGCTGAGTCATGATAAGAGGTAATGTAAACTACACAGTCCATGACTTTCAGTTTGCAGTTATGTGTTTAGAAGTGCTGGTTGGACATTACATCTTCCTTGTTTATTCTCCTTCCAGAGTCATCACTGATCCACTGACGTGGCCATAAGATTTGACCAAAACTAGATATGCTGGCAGCATTAGCAACCGCCCGTTCCCTGCATATTTAAGCCATTGCGGCTGCAGCAGGTCTTGGCTCAGGGAAAAGAGCTGCAGGCAGCTGCAGACTGAAGCCACAGCTGACGGAGCAAATAGTGTTCTCCCCTAATCTGAAACATGTTTATTTTTTTCTGATCTTGTTGATAGTTGACGCTACtcagttttttctttttcttggcttgGTTAGGCCAAACATATTTATCCACTGCCATCAATTCGTATTTTTTCTAGACATGGTACTAGGGCATTTTGTATTTGCACTGAAATTTTTGGGAAGATCCTAAACAAGTGTGGCATCTTGCCTTCTGGCTATGTATAATCTGCAATTTTCATTCCTGGCACCAACATATACACCCCATTCGATTT
The sequence above is drawn from the Miscanthus floridulus cultivar M001 chromosome 15, ASM1932011v1, whole genome shotgun sequence genome and encodes:
- the LOC136509119 gene encoding pentatricopeptide repeat-containing protein At4g18975, chloroplastic-like, which encodes MLRHLQRSLRAIHCLPVTSHVTCNPVPFHWLWDSHIEPISGLCDKHATRDFSTSKRVTRDPIYQQTELEPTTPVKDTDIIIDRIRKSTRKLEEGPVGKNLSSAEKRKFLVNTLLSLEDSREAVYGTLDAWVAFEQDFPLASLKQALSVLEKEEQWHRIVQVVKWMLSKGQGNTMRTYELLACALEKDNRAEEAHRIWQKKIGHDLHSVPWRFCRLMLAIYYRNNRLDRLVKLFKELEACGRKPPSKDIVRKVEDAYEMLGLLEEKKALLDKYKDLCNEPSRNDQKKGSKSKKTETDKTSADGSKESNMETSENLEDHCFPLDEKSDASAES